The following proteins are co-located in the Chloroflexia bacterium SDU3-3 genome:
- a CDS encoding SDR family oxidoreductase produces MNQQTQRALVLAGLGAGVALALRRSQQRYELEGKVALITGGSRGLGLVLARQLVSQGARVAIVARDGVELAQAEADLRARGGDVLAFPCDVRSHEAATLGVQRVVAHFGRLDILINNAGVIGVGPLEHLTLEDFDTAIQTHIYGPLHMMLAAIPHMRQQGQGRIANIASVGGRVAVPHLIPYTASKFGLVGLSDGMRAELAKDNIKVSTICPGLMRAGSHVNAQVKGNHQAEYAWFSVIDALPFTSVAVEHAAAQIIRAVRHGSPHLTISPQAKLLGALGGVAPNLLAQAMNIVGQALPGYAGPEGDVQKTGRESESPIAPSVLTSLNDRAAERNNQHGKLSLGNSAEA; encoded by the coding sequence ATGAACCAGCAGACACAGCGCGCACTTGTGCTGGCCGGGCTGGGCGCAGGCGTGGCCCTGGCCCTGCGGCGCTCGCAGCAGCGCTACGAGCTTGAGGGCAAGGTAGCGCTGATCACGGGCGGCTCGCGCGGGCTGGGGCTGGTGCTGGCGCGCCAGCTGGTGTCCCAGGGCGCACGTGTGGCCATCGTGGCGCGCGACGGGGTGGAGCTGGCCCAGGCCGAGGCCGACCTGCGCGCGCGCGGCGGCGATGTGCTGGCCTTCCCCTGCGATGTGCGCAGCCACGAGGCCGCCACGCTCGGCGTGCAGCGCGTCGTGGCCCACTTTGGGCGGCTCGATATCCTGATCAACAACGCGGGCGTGATCGGCGTGGGGCCGCTTGAGCATCTCACGCTCGAAGATTTTGACACCGCCATCCAGACCCACATCTACGGCCCGCTGCATATGATGCTGGCCGCCATCCCGCATATGCGCCAGCAGGGCCAGGGGCGCATCGCCAACATCGCATCGGTCGGCGGGCGAGTGGCGGTTCCGCATCTCATCCCCTACACGGCCAGCAAGTTTGGCCTGGTGGGCCTCTCCGACGGCATGCGCGCCGAGCTTGCGAAGGATAACATCAAGGTCTCGACCATCTGCCCCGGCCTTATGCGCGCTGGCTCGCACGTGAACGCGCAGGTGAAGGGCAACCACCAGGCCGAGTACGCGTGGTTCTCGGTGATCGATGCGCTGCCCTTCACCTCGGTGGCGGTCGAGCACGCGGCCGCCCAGATCATCCGAGCGGTGCGCCACGGCTCGCCGCACCTCACCATCTCGCCCCAGGCCAAGCTGCTTGGCGCACTGGGCGGAGTCGCCCCCAACCTTCTGGCCCAGGCTATGAACATCGTTGGGCAGGCGCTCCCAGGGTACGCGGGCCCCGAGGGCGATGTGCAGAAGACCGGCCGCGAGAGCGAATCGCCGATCGCACCATCGGTGCTCACATCGCTTAACGACCGGGCTGCAGAGCGCAATAATCAGCATGGTAAGCTGAGCCTTGGCAATTCCGCAGAAGCCTGA
- a CDS encoding N-acetyltransferase yields the protein MLQIRLAQISDAAEIQAIYAPSVEHSPISFELAAPSVEEMAARVTKTIRQHPWLVCTDGSAICGYAYASEHRERKAYQWATTVSVYIDQTWRRHRLGRALYTALFGVLAAQGYYAAYAGITLPNAGSVGLHEAMGFTPIGVYTQVGFKAGAWHDVGWWQRDIQPRQENPADPTPIGQIVGTPAWHAAIAAGEQIIAKTHER from the coding sequence ATGCTACAGATTCGCCTTGCCCAGATATCAGACGCAGCCGAGATTCAGGCAATCTACGCGCCGTCCGTCGAACACTCACCGATCTCATTCGAGCTGGCCGCGCCCTCGGTCGAGGAAATGGCAGCGCGGGTCACCAAAACGATCAGGCAGCACCCTTGGCTTGTCTGCACCGACGGCAGCGCCATCTGCGGCTACGCCTACGCCTCCGAGCACCGCGAGCGGAAGGCGTACCAGTGGGCCACCACTGTCTCAGTCTATATCGACCAAACGTGGCGACGCCATCGCCTGGGCCGCGCGCTCTACACCGCACTGTTTGGGGTGCTGGCCGCGCAGGGCTACTACGCGGCATATGCGGGTATCACGTTGCCCAACGCAGGCAGCGTAGGCCTGCACGAGGCCATGGGGTTCACGCCTATCGGGGTCTACACCCAGGTGGGGTTTAAAGCCGGGGCCTGGCACGACGTGGGCTGGTGGCAGCGCGATATTCAGCCGCGCCAAGAGAACCCTGCCGACCCCACCCCCATCGGGCAGATCGTAGGCACCCCAGCCTGGCATGCCGCCATCGCCGCAGGCGAGCAGATCATAGCAAAAACCCACGAGCGCTAG
- a CDS encoding ABC transporter substrate-binding protein produces MRMSYRWSSVLLAAALLSSCSPAAQVPANPATTGVATVEATQASEPLAIPANFAEAPSLSKLSQAGSLPAVAQRIPGSPVVVRPSNEVGSYGGTLRFGFVGRTPSWGALWFIDGWENMVSWKSDLSGVQPNIVESWESSADTREYTFKLRKGMKWSDGQPFTADDILFYIDDILFNPEITTNGPIADWLPQEDADQFKAVKIDDYTVKFVFPHSYGTFLYNLASFSGRQIPFYPKHYLQQFHKKYNPNVDELVAAAGKENWVELFNQKASNDVIWDDPERPSLFAWLVTEPLGDSNQISLTRNPYYWKVDTQGNQLPYIDELLGFSYQDDENRTFAMSNGDLDMIKDPGASNMLTYISAMDVDKPIRVYTNHSDGANTLSIQFNQTISDTVKAFIFADKNFRVGMSYAINRQQIIDLAYFGQGDPAQVGPLENSPLYVEKLAKQYIEYDVAQANLYLDKVMPKKDADGYRLGLNGKRFTFDLFVRNDLSYGSGWVQIAEMLIDDWANVGVDVKLRSIPEAEFNTLVDQNVVEGVLGSGEGGAGISAMLDPRNVVPMEYNGYFGNGWSAWRLKSASRVQVIPPAHVLAMRGEYDAVIALPDQEQQVEAMKKLLEKSAEDFWVIGIARPSASYDVFSTRVGNIPNEWTTGWLYGVQKIILPEQWYIKAQ; encoded by the coding sequence ATGCGCATGTCTTATCGGTGGAGCAGCGTGCTGCTCGCCGCCGCTCTTCTGTCTTCATGTAGCCCAGCGGCCCAGGTGCCCGCCAACCCTGCGACCACCGGCGTCGCTACCGTCGAGGCGACCCAGGCATCCGAGCCGCTTGCCATCCCAGCAAACTTTGCCGAAGCGCCAAGCCTATCGAAGCTGAGCCAGGCTGGCTCGCTGCCAGCAGTGGCCCAGCGCATCCCAGGGTCGCCCGTGGTGGTGCGGCCTAGCAACGAGGTCGGCAGCTACGGTGGAACGCTGCGCTTCGGCTTTGTGGGCCGTACACCCAGCTGGGGCGCGCTCTGGTTCATCGACGGCTGGGAGAATATGGTCAGCTGGAAATCCGATCTGTCGGGCGTGCAGCCCAATATCGTTGAGAGCTGGGAGTCCAGCGCCGATACGCGCGAGTACACCTTTAAGCTCCGCAAAGGCATGAAGTGGTCGGATGGCCAGCCTTTTACCGCCGACGACATTCTGTTCTACATCGACGATATCCTGTTTAACCCCGAGATCACAACCAATGGGCCGATCGCCGACTGGCTGCCGCAAGAAGATGCCGACCAGTTCAAAGCGGTGAAGATCGATGACTACACGGTCAAGTTTGTCTTCCCGCATTCCTACGGCACCTTCCTCTACAATCTCGCATCGTTCTCGGGCCGCCAGATCCCGTTCTACCCCAAGCACTACCTGCAGCAGTTCCATAAGAAGTATAACCCTAACGTCGATGAGCTAGTCGCCGCAGCAGGCAAGGAAAATTGGGTCGAGCTTTTCAACCAGAAGGCCTCCAACGACGTGATTTGGGACGACCCCGAGCGGCCCTCACTCTTCGCGTGGCTTGTGACCGAGCCGCTAGGCGATAGCAACCAGATCTCGCTTACCCGCAACCCCTACTACTGGAAGGTGGATACGCAGGGCAACCAGCTGCCCTATATCGACGAACTGCTGGGATTTTCCTACCAGGATGACGAGAACCGCACGTTTGCCATGAGCAACGGCGACCTGGATATGATCAAAGACCCAGGCGCATCCAACATGCTCACCTATATCTCGGCCATGGATGTGGACAAGCCCATCCGGGTCTATACCAACCACTCTGATGGCGCAAACACGCTCTCTATCCAGTTCAATCAGACGATCTCCGACACGGTGAAGGCGTTCATCTTTGCCGACAAGAACTTCCGTGTCGGTATGTCGTATGCCATCAACCGCCAGCAGATCATCGATCTGGCCTACTTTGGGCAGGGTGACCCGGCCCAGGTAGGTCCGCTTGAAAACTCTCCGCTTTATGTCGAAAAGCTGGCCAAGCAGTATATCGAATATGATGTCGCGCAGGCCAACCTGTACCTCGACAAGGTGATGCCGAAGAAAGATGCCGATGGCTACCGGCTCGGTCTAAACGGCAAGCGCTTCACCTTTGACCTATTTGTGCGCAACGATCTGAGCTACGGCAGCGGCTGGGTGCAGATCGCCGAAATGCTGATCGACGACTGGGCCAACGTTGGCGTCGATGTCAAGCTGCGCTCGATCCCCGAGGCCGAGTTCAATACCCTTGTCGATCAGAACGTCGTCGAAGGCGTGCTCGGCAGCGGCGAGGGCGGCGCGGGCATCTCGGCTATGCTCGACCCCCGCAATGTGGTGCCGATGGAATACAACGGCTATTTCGGCAACGGATGGTCGGCATGGCGCCTCAAGAGCGCCAGCCGCGTGCAGGTCATCCCCCCGGCCCATGTGCTTGCCATGCGCGGCGAATACGACGCGGTGATCGCGCTGCCCGATCAGGAGCAGCAGGTCGAAGCCATGAAAAAGCTCCTTGAGAAGTCTGCCGAGGATTTCTGGGTGATCGGCATCGCCCGCCCATCAGCAAGCTACGATGTCTTCAGCACACGGGTCGGAAACATCCCTAACGAGTGGACAACGGGCTGGCTCTACGGCGTGCAGAAGATCATTCTCCCCGAGCAATGGTACATTAAGGCACAGTAG
- a CDS encoding aminotransferase class III-fold pyridoxal phosphate-dependent enzyme codes for MSILDTYRSRHARSLALAEQAQRRFPSGLTHDARQASPFGLYVERSQGSRKWDVDGNELIDYWTGHGSLILGHGHPDVVAAVQHQIERGTHYGAEHELALRWAELVQGLFPSIEVLRFTASGTEATMMAIRLARAYTGRSAIVRFSGHFHGWHDGLAHGMTADSTPPPGVLPAVVDATVVLPTDLAVVEQTLRARADVAAVILEPTGASYGMVPLPEGFLRGLRALTERYGVLLICDEVVTGFRVSPGGEQARAGVAPDITTLAKVLAGGLPGGALGGRADVMRLLSFGDAAWNREQKVRHNGTFNANPLSAAAGVATLQHVADGAALQAAQESGVALVAGMNEVLRRRGCAGWAVYGDGSIFHVLAGASIPFTPGALDPALPLAELKRGGSPQAIGLLRMALVNHGVDLMRGSSGFLSAAHTQRDREETLAGFDAAVGEVLAELGA; via the coding sequence GTGAGCATTCTAGACACCTATCGATCGCGGCATGCCCGCTCACTCGCGCTAGCCGAGCAGGCCCAGCGGCGCTTCCCCAGCGGCCTCACGCACGATGCGCGCCAGGCCAGCCCTTTTGGGCTGTATGTCGAGCGCAGCCAGGGCAGCCGGAAGTGGGATGTGGATGGGAATGAGCTGATCGACTATTGGACCGGACACGGCTCGCTGATCTTGGGCCACGGCCACCCAGATGTGGTGGCGGCGGTGCAGCACCAGATCGAGCGCGGCACGCACTATGGTGCCGAGCACGAGCTGGCGCTGCGCTGGGCCGAGTTGGTGCAGGGCCTCTTTCCGAGCATCGAGGTGCTGCGTTTCACCGCATCGGGCACCGAGGCCACCATGATGGCCATCCGGCTCGCCCGCGCCTACACTGGGCGCAGCGCGATTGTCCGCTTCAGCGGCCACTTCCACGGCTGGCACGATGGCCTGGCCCATGGCATGACCGCTGATTCCACCCCGCCGCCCGGCGTGCTTCCGGCGGTCGTTGATGCCACCGTGGTGCTGCCCACCGACCTGGCGGTGGTGGAGCAGACCCTGCGCGCGCGGGCCGACGTGGCCGCCGTGATCCTAGAGCCGACCGGTGCATCCTATGGCATGGTGCCGCTGCCCGAGGGCTTCCTGCGCGGTCTGCGCGCCCTGACCGAGCGCTACGGCGTGCTGCTGATCTGCGACGAGGTTGTGACAGGTTTTCGGGTCAGCCCTGGCGGCGAGCAAGCCCGCGCAGGCGTTGCCCCCGATATCACCACGCTGGCCAAGGTGCTGGCTGGCGGCCTGCCGGGCGGTGCGCTGGGCGGGCGCGCCGATGTGATGCGCTTGCTCAGCTTTGGCGATGCGGCTTGGAATCGCGAGCAGAAGGTGCGCCACAATGGTACCTTCAACGCCAACCCGCTCTCGGCGGCGGCGGGCGTGGCCACCCTGCAGCATGTGGCCGATGGTGCGGCCCTGCAGGCAGCGCAGGAGTCGGGCGTGGCGCTGGTGGCTGGCATGAACGAGGTGCTGCGGCGACGCGGGTGTGCGGGCTGGGCCGTGTATGGCGATGGCTCGATCTTCCATGTGCTGGCCGGGGCGAGCATCCCCTTTACCCCCGGCGCGCTCGACCCTGCGCTGCCGCTGGCCGAGCTGAAGCGCGGCGGCAGCCCGCAGGCAATTGGCCTGCTACGTATGGCACTGGTAAACCATGGCGTGGATCTGATGCGTGGGTCAAGCGGTTTTTTGTCGGCGGCGCATACACAGCGTGATCGCGAGGAGACACTGGCAGGCTTTGATGCGGCGGTGGGCGAGGTGCTAGCGGAGCTTGGAGCCTAA
- a CDS encoding protein kinase: protein MLKDQITTLGGYELEELIDHGEIGDTYRAFSASFERPVLLTLLHESLAQDPSFRASFRFQGAAVRALRNPYCTEVIDTGIYDASCFVAMEQLEHGTLSGMLDDGSAFRLAPAARVGIIWQVAKALEYAHNQGFVHGSLTPHSIFIAQNGDVPRIKVSDFGVAWLALHSDGASNLWSDSLTYAMAPERCQGVELDERVDIYALGSLLYTLLCGQPPFQVSTVDAAVFRHVYTQPLPPRQLNDQIPEVLEQVALRCLAKSPADRFAAMVDVANALAPFIPPELLASPIRVPRPGLGGAALGTAGFGAAGLAVLSSEQTQALSGQTQALAEQTQALDATSGAAAEETQALSGQTQALAEQTQSLDATSGATAEQTQALSEQTQALEAQDAQPDVGSDRSDSGDDTLPGSAAAVSVSDETVLDELPHDTDVQAAAHGAAAPDLVAETVDLASDAGQPPSATGSTVALAAGMSALPSAAAAGAAALDFTLPDRKPLVRRAPMELVGKTIAGYKLETYMGESETGDVYRALHIENDTVAAMKIISDDLAYEPFFAANFAEQADSLKVLKHPNIISVLDAGRVDDLCYVVMEWLPDGTLRNLLQRRGAAAIPLRQGLDLVRQAAVGLEYIHAQHLIHGSVKPANLMLVQYQNQSDTDYTLKISDAGFAWVALRTMSEEQIWPDSLIYAMPPERCQGLELDHRADIYALGVILYELTTGSPPFEAKSLEAAIYRHVYTPPTPPRQLVPTLPPTLEAIILQCLAKRPADRFPTMSVLADHLTALLNSPSFAPRVQARPKAVRAAATASAPAISGPFVPQVSVLDQYGRSVKTADLTGEGMRIGRAPNSDIVLSDPTMAPLHVQVDWDGSAAVVSNMSQQNNVLVGNAPLAPEQSTQWNWDSPIRLGSYWLRLEAVSLEKVAPATATPNLIVDDGLRAAAPAVAAKAAAVVSSTDESLSYRIGIALDQDTLVLTPGKPGTFRMTLSNMGNTVDHFTVTVEGVSPKWIVGDPPMVQLNPGVQATVSLNILVPAVPEYEAGDYPVNIRVRSRENPLESNIAPALWTLLPFLGSTFDMRPKRVKRRYKGRYRISIRNTGNTTTKFALSATDDEEALNYQFAHDVIEIKPGMVAKTDLYAWPLRRRWYGQSITHRFNVHMKTVGTDLEPLSTPAQLEQLAMISRWWVGALALLLLAFAVLLWLHSRPYIDVLETAPDRPLQNEPFMLNWRTRNSPILELKINNTPVAVQAGSIGLPFRGAGAPAQVQLVARNYMLGYAEKSLLIRPVVPTPTPSQTPTEAPTPTATIPPTLTPTIPPTPTLVPPTPTPTPVPSPTSQTLCMAGSTSDLVVTGRKRESYLVNFDGRVISGGQLDDRGFGIIHLGPFHELPGTYKVEVRSRITGRLLLGVTCIVP, encoded by the coding sequence ATGCTAAAGGACCAGATAACAACGCTCGGCGGTTACGAGCTTGAGGAACTGATCGATCATGGCGAGATTGGCGACACCTACCGGGCGTTCAGCGCATCGTTCGAGCGCCCGGTGCTGCTGACTCTGCTTCATGAGTCTCTCGCCCAAGATCCCTCCTTTCGCGCATCGTTTCGCTTCCAAGGCGCGGCGGTGCGCGCCCTGCGCAACCCGTACTGCACCGAGGTGATCGACACAGGCATCTATGATGCCTCATGCTTTGTAGCCATGGAGCAGCTTGAGCATGGCACGCTGAGCGGCATGCTTGACGATGGGTCGGCATTTCGACTTGCGCCCGCCGCGCGGGTGGGTATCATTTGGCAGGTGGCCAAAGCGCTGGAGTATGCGCATAACCAGGGCTTTGTCCATGGTAGCCTCACCCCCCACAGCATCTTCATTGCCCAGAACGGCGATGTCCCTCGAATCAAGGTTTCCGACTTTGGCGTTGCCTGGCTGGCGCTGCATAGCGATGGTGCCTCGAACCTCTGGAGCGACTCGCTGACCTACGCTATGGCACCGGAGCGCTGCCAGGGTGTGGAGCTAGACGAGCGGGTGGATATCTACGCGCTTGGCTCGCTGCTCTATACCTTGTTGTGTGGCCAGCCGCCCTTCCAGGTTAGCACGGTTGATGCTGCGGTGTTTCGCCATGTCTACACCCAGCCCCTGCCACCCCGCCAGTTGAATGATCAGATCCCCGAGGTGCTTGAGCAGGTTGCCCTGCGCTGCCTAGCAAAGAGCCCCGCCGATCGCTTTGCTGCGATGGTGGATGTTGCAAATGCTCTCGCACCATTTATCCCCCCCGAGCTGCTTGCTAGTCCCATTCGGGTTCCTCGGCCTGGCCTTGGCGGCGCTGCTCTCGGTACTGCCGGGTTTGGTGCTGCCGGGCTGGCTGTCCTCTCCTCTGAGCAGACCCAGGCGCTGAGCGGGCAGACCCAGGCATTGGCTGAGCAGACCCAGGCGCTCGATGCTACGTCTGGCGCGGCTGCCGAGGAAACTCAGGCGCTGAGCGGACAGACTCAGGCATTGGCTGAGCAGACCCAGTCGCTCGATGCCACGTCTGGCGCGACTGCCGAGCAGACCCAGGCGCTGAGCGAGCAGACCCAGGCGCTGGAAGCTCAGGATGCGCAGCCGGACGTGGGGTCTGATCGTAGCGATAGCGGTGACGATACCCTGCCTGGGTCAGCTGCCGCAGTATCAGTTTCAGATGAGACCGTGCTAGATGAGCTGCCGCACGACACGGATGTGCAGGCTGCGGCCCACGGCGCTGCTGCGCCCGATCTTGTGGCGGAAACTGTGGATCTGGCATCTGACGCTGGACAGCCGCCCTCGGCGACGGGGAGCACTGTGGCCCTAGCGGCTGGTATGTCTGCGCTGCCTAGCGCTGCTGCTGCTGGTGCTGCTGCGCTTGATTTTACCCTGCCTGATCGCAAGCCGCTGGTGCGGCGTGCGCCGATGGAGCTTGTGGGCAAGACGATCGCTGGCTATAAGCTTGAGACCTATATGGGCGAGAGCGAGACCGGCGATGTCTATCGGGCGCTCCATATCGAAAATGATACGGTCGCGGCGATGAAGATCATCAGCGATGATCTTGCCTACGAGCCATTTTTCGCCGCGAACTTTGCCGAGCAGGCCGATTCGCTGAAGGTGCTCAAGCACCCCAACATTATCAGCGTGCTGGATGCGGGCCGAGTGGATGACTTGTGCTATGTGGTGATGGAGTGGCTGCCCGACGGCACGCTGCGCAATCTGCTGCAGCGGCGCGGCGCGGCGGCTATCCCGCTCCGGCAGGGCCTTGATCTGGTGCGCCAAGCTGCGGTAGGCCTTGAGTACATTCACGCCCAGCACCTGATCCACGGCTCTGTGAAGCCAGCAAACCTGATGCTGGTGCAGTACCAGAATCAGAGCGATACCGACTACACGCTCAAGATCAGCGATGCAGGGTTCGCCTGGGTGGCGCTACGCACTATGTCGGAAGAGCAGATCTGGCCAGACTCGCTGATCTATGCCATGCCGCCCGAACGCTGCCAGGGCCTTGAGCTTGATCACCGCGCTGATATCTACGCGCTGGGCGTGATCCTCTACGAGCTGACCACAGGCAGCCCGCCCTTTGAGGCCAAGTCGCTTGAGGCCGCGATCTACCGCCATGTGTACACCCCGCCGACCCCGCCCCGCCAGCTGGTGCCGACGCTGCCGCCGACCCTTGAGGCTATCATTCTGCAGTGCCTCGCCAAGCGCCCTGCGGATCGTTTCCCGACCATGTCGGTGCTGGCCGATCACCTGACGGCGCTGCTGAACAGCCCCTCGTTTGCGCCGCGCGTGCAGGCGCGCCCCAAGGCGGTGCGCGCGGCGGCCACTGCCAGTGCTCCGGCCATCAGCGGGCCGTTTGTGCCCCAGGTGAGCGTGCTTGACCAGTATGGCCGCTCGGTGAAGACGGCTGATCTGACGGGCGAGGGGATGCGCATTGGCCGCGCACCCAATAGCGATATCGTGCTTTCCGACCCGACGATGGCCCCGCTGCACGTTCAGGTGGATTGGGATGGCAGCGCTGCGGTGGTCTCGAACATGTCGCAGCAGAACAATGTGCTGGTGGGCAATGCGCCGCTCGCACCCGAGCAGAGCACGCAGTGGAACTGGGATTCGCCTATCCGCCTTGGCTCATATTGGCTGCGGCTAGAGGCCGTGAGCCTTGAAAAGGTTGCTCCTGCCACTGCTACACCTAACCTAATAGTTGATGATGGGCTGCGGGCCGCTGCTCCGGCGGTGGCGGCAAAGGCGGCAGCGGTGGTGAGCAGCACCGATGAGTCGCTCAGCTACCGGATCGGCATTGCGCTTGATCAGGATACCCTGGTGCTGACGCCAGGCAAGCCAGGCACCTTCCGCATGACCCTGTCCAATATGGGCAACACGGTCGATCACTTCACTGTGACGGTTGAGGGTGTGTCGCCGAAGTGGATCGTGGGCGACCCGCCGATGGTGCAGCTAAACCCAGGCGTGCAAGCCACTGTGAGCCTGAATATTCTGGTGCCCGCCGTGCCCGAGTATGAGGCTGGCGACTACCCGGTGAACATCCGCGTCCGCTCGCGCGAGAATCCTCTGGAGTCAAATATTGCCCCGGCGCTGTGGACGCTGCTGCCCTTCTTGGGTAGCACATTCGACATGCGGCCCAAGCGGGTGAAGCGGCGCTATAAGGGGCGCTACCGCATCAGTATACGCAATACGGGCAATACTACCACCAAGTTTGCACTCAGTGCCACCGACGACGAGGAGGCGCTGAACTACCAGTTTGCGCATGATGTGATCGAGATCAAGCCCGGCATGGTGGCCAAGACCGATCTGTATGCGTGGCCGCTCCGGCGGCGCTGGTATGGCCAGTCGATCACCCACCGCTTCAACGTGCATATGAAGACGGTGGGCACCGATCTGGAGCCGCTGAGCACCCCCGCGCAGCTTGAGCAGCTTGCGATGATCTCGCGCTGGTGGGTTGGGGCGCTGGCCCTGCTGCTGCTTGCCTTTGCGGTGCTGCTGTGGCTGCATTCCCGCCCGTATATCGATGTGCTTGAGACTGCGCCAGACCGGCCTCTGCAGAATGAGCCGTTTATGCTCAACTGGCGGACGCGCAATTCGCCAATCCTTGAGCTGAAGATCAACAATACGCCGGTGGCGGTCCAAGCGGGCAGTATCGGTCTTCCATTCCGTGGGGCTGGCGCGCCAGCGCAGGTGCAGTTGGTGGCACGCAACTATATGCTCGGCTATGCCGAGAAATCGCTGCTCATCCGCCCGGTGGTTCCTACCCCCACCCCGTCGCAGACGCCAACTGAGGCCCCAACGCCCACGGCTACCATCCCGCCAACGCTGACGCCCACCATCCCCCCGACGCCGACGCTGGTGCCCCCAACCCCGACGCCGACGCCGGTGCCCTCGCCCACCAGCCAGACGCTATGCATGGCAGGCAGCACTTCCGACCTAGTTGTGACTGGCAGGAAGCGCGAGTCGTATCTGGTGAACTTCGACGGGCGCGTGATCAGCGGCGGTCAGCTGGATGATCGGGGCTTTGGTATCATCCACCTCGGGCCGTTCCACGAGCTGCCGGGCACCTATAAGGTGGAAGTCCGCAGCCGCATCACTGGTCGGCTGTTGCTGGGGGTCACATGTATTGTGCCGTAG